Proteins from a genomic interval of Candidatus Flexicrinis proximus:
- a CDS encoding bifunctional acetate--CoA ligase family protein/GNAT family N-acetyltransferase — MSEHPSPTSTQQVSRVDDRHPLDPILKPRSVAVIGATEKEGSVGRTILYNLISSPFGGTVYPVSPTRKSVLGVKAYKSISEVPDKVDCAVIVTPAPSVPAIVQECVDNGIPGAVIISAGFKETGPEGKALEDQIMSIAGGKMRIIGPNCLGVMMPRGHYNATFAGAIANPGNVAFISQSGAICTSVLDWSFAEKVGFSAFISIGSMLDVGWADLIYYLGDDPATQSIVIYMESIGDARAFLSAAREVARRKPIIVIKAGRTAAAAAAAASHTGSMTGSDDVFAAALRRIGVLRVERISDVFYISEVLAKQPRATGNRLSIVTNAGGPGVLATDAHILDGGALTEISPETMKTLNEFLPSAWSHNNPIDILGDADPERYAKALEIAAQDANSDGMLVILTPQAMTDPTATAKRLAPYAHSSNKPVLASWMGGDAVREGEKILADAGIPTFPYPDTAVRLFNYLWRYDYSLKGLYETPTLPEDKYGDAPDRAAVEAIIEGARAQKRTILTEDESKKVLAAYNLPTVANIVARTEDDAVNAAGKVGYPVVLKLHSETITHKTDVGGVVLNISNSEGVKRAFSQIRESVTDKAGAEHFQGVSVQPMIRMSDGYEIILGSSVDPQFGPVLLFGTGGQLVEVYKDRALGLPPLTTTLARRLMEQTKIYEALKGVRGRKSVDMASLERLLVRFSQLVVEQPWIKEIDINPLLISSDRVIALDARVVLCHPDTDVADLPRPAIRPYPRQYVRPWTANNHDLLELRPIRPEDEPLLVKFHNSVSERSVYLRYFSMMKLGQRIAHDRLSRLSFIDYDREMAFVAVKRDANNEPEILGIGRLTKAFGRGEAEFGLLISDLYQRNGLGTELLKRLIEYGQHEHVKTIWAYVLPENTGMLTIAKHLGFKQKFDAEEKLMRVTLSL; from the coding sequence ATGTCCGAACATCCGTCGCCGACCTCGACCCAACAGGTCTCCCGCGTTGACGACCGCCACCCGCTCGACCCGATCCTGAAACCGCGCTCGGTCGCCGTCATCGGCGCGACTGAAAAGGAAGGCTCGGTTGGCCGTACCATCCTCTACAACCTCATCTCCAGCCCGTTCGGCGGCACCGTTTATCCCGTCAGCCCGACCCGCAAGAGCGTACTCGGTGTCAAAGCCTACAAGTCGATCAGCGAAGTGCCGGACAAGGTCGACTGCGCCGTGATCGTTACGCCGGCGCCGTCCGTCCCCGCCATCGTGCAGGAATGCGTCGACAATGGTATTCCCGGCGCGGTCATCATCTCCGCGGGCTTCAAGGAGACCGGCCCCGAAGGCAAGGCGCTGGAAGACCAGATCATGAGTATCGCTGGCGGCAAGATGCGCATTATCGGCCCCAACTGTCTCGGCGTGATGATGCCGCGCGGCCACTACAACGCGACATTTGCCGGCGCCATCGCCAACCCGGGCAATGTCGCCTTCATCAGCCAGTCCGGCGCCATCTGCACCTCGGTCCTGGACTGGAGCTTTGCGGAAAAAGTCGGCTTCAGCGCGTTTATCAGCATCGGCTCGATGCTCGATGTCGGTTGGGCTGACCTGATTTATTACCTGGGCGACGATCCCGCCACCCAGAGTATCGTCATCTACATGGAATCGATCGGTGACGCGCGCGCCTTCCTGAGCGCCGCCCGCGAAGTCGCCCGCCGCAAGCCGATTATCGTCATCAAGGCCGGCCGTACCGCCGCCGCCGCCGCCGCCGCCGCCAGCCACACTGGCTCGATGACCGGCAGTGACGACGTGTTTGCCGCGGCACTCCGCCGTATCGGCGTGCTGCGCGTCGAGCGCATCAGCGACGTTTTCTATATCAGCGAAGTGCTTGCCAAGCAGCCCCGCGCGACGGGCAACCGTCTCAGCATCGTCACCAACGCCGGCGGCCCTGGCGTTCTGGCAACCGACGCGCATATTCTCGACGGCGGCGCGCTGACCGAGATCAGCCCCGAAACGATGAAGACTCTCAACGAGTTTCTTCCCAGCGCATGGAGCCACAACAACCCGATCGACATCCTGGGCGATGCCGACCCGGAACGCTACGCCAAAGCGCTTGAAATCGCCGCGCAGGACGCCAACAGCGACGGCATGCTCGTGATCCTCACCCCGCAGGCCATGACCGATCCGACCGCCACCGCCAAACGTCTCGCCCCTTATGCGCACAGCAGCAACAAGCCCGTGCTGGCGAGTTGGATGGGGGGCGACGCCGTCCGCGAAGGCGAGAAAATCCTCGCCGATGCCGGCATCCCGACCTTCCCGTATCCCGACACGGCGGTTCGCCTCTTCAATTACCTGTGGCGCTATGACTACAGCCTCAAGGGGCTGTATGAAACCCCTACACTGCCCGAAGACAAATACGGCGATGCGCCGGACCGCGCAGCGGTTGAGGCGATCATCGAAGGCGCGCGCGCCCAGAAGCGCACCATCCTCACCGAGGACGAGTCGAAAAAGGTTCTGGCCGCCTACAACCTGCCGACTGTCGCCAATATCGTAGCCCGGACCGAAGACGACGCTGTTAACGCGGCCGGCAAGGTCGGCTATCCGGTCGTCCTCAAGCTCCACAGCGAAACCATTACACACAAGACCGATGTCGGCGGCGTTGTCCTGAACATCAGCAACAGCGAAGGCGTGAAACGCGCCTTCAGCCAGATCCGCGAGAGCGTGACCGACAAAGCCGGTGCCGAGCACTTCCAGGGCGTTTCGGTTCAGCCGATGATCCGCATGTCCGACGGGTATGAGATCATCCTCGGCAGCAGCGTCGATCCGCAGTTCGGGCCAGTCCTGCTGTTCGGAACCGGCGGTCAACTGGTCGAAGTCTATAAAGACCGCGCCCTTGGCTTGCCGCCGCTCACCACCACGCTGGCCCGCCGCCTGATGGAGCAGACCAAGATCTATGAGGCGCTCAAAGGCGTCCGCGGCCGCAAATCGGTCGACATGGCCTCTCTGGAACGGCTTCTTGTCCGCTTCAGCCAGCTTGTCGTCGAGCAGCCGTGGATCAAAGAGATCGACATCAATCCGCTGCTGATCTCCAGTGACCGCGTGATCGCGCTGGATGCCCGCGTCGTCCTTTGCCACCCCGACACCGACGTTGCCGATTTGCCGCGTCCGGCCATCCGGCCCTATCCGCGCCAGTACGTGCGCCCGTGGACGGCAAACAACCACGATTTGCTCGAACTCCGCCCGATTCGGCCAGAAGACGAACCGCTGCTCGTCAAATTCCACAACAGCGTTTCCGAGCGGTCGGTTTACCTGCGCTATTTCAGCATGATGAAGCTCGGCCAGCGAATCGCCCATGACCGGCTTTCGCGTCTCTCCTTCATCGACTATGACCGCGAAATGGCCTTCGTGGCGGTCAAGCGCGATGCCAATAACGAGCCGGAAATCCTTGGTATTGGCCGCTTGACCAAGGCGTTTGGCCGCGGTGAGGCGGAGTTTGGCCTCTTGATCAGCGACCTGTATCAGCGCAATGGGCTGGGGACCGAACTGCTCAAGCGCCTGATCGAGTACGGGCAGCACGAACACGTCAAGACCATCTGGGCGTATGTCCTGCCAGAGAACACCGGCATGCTGACGATCGCCAAACATCTGGGCTTCAAGCAGAAGTTCGATGCCGAAGAGAAGCTAATGCGGGTGACCCTGTCGCTCTAG
- a CDS encoding aldo/keto reductase translates to MQYARLGRTGLSVSRLCLGTMNFGPQTTEPDSYAIMDKALELGINFFDTANVYGWKLGEGVTENIIGRWWKQGGGRREKVVLATKVFGRMGEWPNQRGLSALHIRHAVEASLKRLQTDYIDLYQFHHVDRTSPWEEIWQACEVLVQQGKVLYVGSSNFAGWHITQANEAAKARHFVGLVSEQSLYNLIDRMIELEVIPASEHYGLGIIPWSPLKGGLLGGVLKKIEGGRRANEDVQKNIEQFRPQLEKWEALCATLGENPADVALAWLLAQKSVTAPIIGPRTVEQLTGSLRALEIAMTPELLKQLDELFPGPGGAAPEAYAW, encoded by the coding sequence ATGCAATATGCCCGACTAGGACGCACCGGACTATCAGTGAGCCGCTTGTGCCTCGGCACGATGAACTTCGGCCCGCAGACGACCGAACCGGATAGCTATGCCATTATGGATAAGGCGCTTGAACTTGGCATCAATTTCTTTGACACCGCCAATGTGTATGGTTGGAAGCTGGGCGAAGGCGTCACCGAGAACATCATCGGGCGCTGGTGGAAGCAGGGCGGCGGTCGCCGCGAGAAGGTCGTCCTCGCCACCAAGGTCTTTGGCCGCATGGGCGAGTGGCCCAATCAGCGCGGTTTATCCGCGCTGCATATCCGCCACGCGGTCGAAGCCAGCCTCAAGCGCCTTCAGACCGACTACATCGACCTCTATCAGTTCCACCATGTCGACCGTACCTCCCCCTGGGAAGAGATCTGGCAGGCCTGTGAAGTCCTCGTGCAGCAGGGGAAAGTCCTGTATGTCGGCAGCAGCAACTTCGCCGGCTGGCATATCACGCAGGCCAACGAAGCCGCCAAGGCGCGTCATTTCGTCGGTCTGGTCAGCGAGCAGAGCCTCTACAACTTGATCGACCGCATGATCGAACTGGAAGTGATCCCGGCCTCTGAGCATTACGGCCTCGGCATCATCCCCTGGAGCCCGCTCAAAGGCGGCCTGCTCGGCGGCGTGCTGAAGAAGATTGAAGGCGGGCGCCGCGCCAACGAAGACGTACAGAAGAATATCGAGCAATTCCGTCCGCAGCTCGAAAAGTGGGAAGCCCTCTGCGCGACGCTCGGCGAAAATCCCGCCGACGTGGCGCTGGCGTGGCTGCTGGCCCAGAAATCGGTCACCGCGCCGATCATCGGACCGCGCACCGTCGAACAGCTCACCGGCAGCCTGCGCGCCTTGGAAATCGCCATGACGCCCGAACTGCTCAAGCAGCTTGACGAACTGTTCCCCGGCCCCGGCGGCGCCGCCCCCGAAGCCTACGCCTGGTAA
- a CDS encoding acyl-CoA dehydrogenase family protein — MSIPFAREIYEAEHLAFAANYQRFLQEHVAPYHAQWEADGIVDRSVWQKAAEGGFLCMDVPPVFGGPGLDDFRYNAILAETQARAFLSGPMFGLGTDIVVPYITRLGNAEQKRRWLPNLASGAWISAIAMTEPETGSDLASIETVAHDDGDAYIVTGRKMFISNGHLSNLLVLVVKTDPTKRHQGISLLVLERDQQPYRTVRILEKIGYLARDVCELEFDGVRVPKANRLGDEGKGFGYMMQGLPQERLIIGVGTIAACEAVLDYTQDWVKERSVFGAKLSTYQNTRFTLAELATEVRIARVFIDNCIRQHVQKRLTTEEASMAKWYCSQLLQKVNTECLQLFGGRGYLLDNPVAKAYRDNRVEPIYGGTNEIMKEIIAKGMGL; from the coding sequence ATGTCCATCCCGTTTGCACGCGAGATATACGAGGCAGAGCACCTGGCGTTTGCAGCCAATTATCAGCGCTTCCTGCAAGAGCATGTCGCGCCCTATCACGCCCAATGGGAGGCGGACGGCATCGTAGACCGCAGCGTGTGGCAAAAGGCCGCCGAGGGGGGTTTCCTGTGCATGGATGTGCCGCCGGTATTCGGAGGGCCAGGACTGGACGATTTCCGGTATAACGCCATTCTGGCCGAGACACAGGCCCGCGCGTTTTTGTCCGGGCCGATGTTTGGGTTAGGCACCGACATCGTCGTGCCGTACATCACGCGGCTGGGAAACGCGGAACAGAAGCGGCGCTGGCTGCCCAATCTGGCCTCCGGCGCGTGGATCAGTGCGATCGCAATGACCGAGCCGGAAACGGGCAGCGACCTGGCCAGCATCGAGACGGTCGCGCATGACGATGGGGACGCGTACATCGTGACGGGACGCAAGATGTTCATCAGCAACGGGCATCTGAGCAACCTGCTGGTGCTGGTCGTCAAGACCGACCCGACCAAGCGGCATCAGGGCATCAGCCTGCTGGTGCTGGAGCGTGACCAACAGCCATACCGGACCGTGCGGATTCTTGAGAAGATCGGCTATCTGGCGCGTGACGTGTGCGAGCTGGAGTTCGACGGGGTGCGGGTGCCGAAAGCCAACCGGCTGGGCGACGAGGGCAAAGGCTTCGGCTATATGATGCAGGGGCTTCCGCAAGAGCGCCTGATTATCGGCGTGGGCACGATAGCCGCCTGCGAGGCGGTGCTTGACTACACGCAGGATTGGGTGAAGGAGCGCAGCGTGTTCGGCGCGAAGCTGAGTACGTATCAGAACACGCGCTTCACGCTGGCAGAGCTGGCGACCGAGGTGCGAATCGCCCGGGTATTCATCGACAACTGCATCCGCCAACACGTGCAGAAGCGCCTGACGACCGAAGAGGCGTCGATGGCGAAGTGGTATTGCAGCCAATTACTGCAGAAGGTGAATACAGAGTGTTTGCAGTTGTTCGGCGGCCGGGGCTATCTGCTTGATAATCCAGTGGCGAAGGCCTACCGCGACAACCGCGTCGAGCCGATTTATGGCGGGACTAACGAGATCATGAAGGAGATCATCGCCAAGGGAATGGGGCTCTAA
- a CDS encoding Uma2 family endonuclease produces the protein MTVKELEDYVESPAAGDRGIELINGQMVEKVPNEEYGDCVVNLLMALGGFVKPQRLGRLVVEALYRSPDDEHNAFQPDIAFTSKARQLPLTTRGAAPIIPDLCVEIKSPGNKVADLRTKAAYYLAHGGQLVWLVYPKQRIVEVYARDADVSILTESEVLTGGAVLPGFELPVREVFVVDEDAPEIQT, from the coding sequence ATGACCGTCAAAGAGTTAGAGGACTATGTTGAAAGTCCCGCCGCTGGGGATCGCGGAATCGAGCTGATCAATGGTCAGATGGTGGAGAAAGTGCCAAACGAGGAGTACGGAGATTGCGTCGTTAATCTGCTGATGGCGCTTGGTGGCTTTGTGAAACCTCAGCGGCTCGGACGGTTGGTCGTCGAGGCGCTCTACCGATCTCCCGACGACGAGCACAACGCATTTCAGCCGGATATCGCCTTCACGTCCAAAGCTCGGCAGCTGCCGCTTACCACGCGTGGAGCCGCACCAATCATTCCCGACCTGTGTGTAGAGATCAAATCACCTGGCAACAAAGTGGCCGATCTGCGCACAAAAGCGGCCTACTATCTTGCACACGGCGGGCAACTCGTCTGGTTGGTCTACCCGAAACAGAGAATCGTCGAAGTCTACGCCAGAGACGCTGATGTCTCCATCCTGACTGAGAGCGAAGTCCTTACAGGTGGCGCTGTATTGCCCGGATTCGAACTGCCGGTCCGGGAAGTCTTTGTTGTTGACGAAGACGCCCCAGAAATCCAAACCTGA
- the guaA gene encoding glutamine-hydrolyzing GMP synthase: MTHDLRSGGIAVLDFGSQYTQLIARRIRELGVYAEVFPFDAPLEKINQHLPKGYILSGGPNSIYEPGAPQLQPAILAAGQPILGVCYGMQALTYSLGGKVASSDHREYGRAELVHTGGVLFTGVPESSLVWMSHGDRIEQPPAGFAPMAVSTNSPFAAMGDGSRGLYGVQFHPEVVHTTHGTLVYRNFVFDVCNCEPKWNAGAFIDDTIDTIRARVGTEKVLLALSGGVDSSVVAALLQRAIGDQLVCCFVNTGMLRKGEPEQVARVFRDERGLNLTAIDATEEFLTRLHGITEPETKRKIVGRAFIDTFVEFARSLDGVKYLAQGTIYPDVIESAHGSKSSKTIKSHHNVGGLPDDLKFELVEPLRDLFKDEVRRVGAALGLPESLVWRQPFPGPGLAIRCPGEITWPRLETLRAADAIFTEELGKAGLLHYDGEQATAQCFAVLLPVKSVGVMGDNRTYEEVVALRAVTTEDFMTADFARLDYSLLARVSSRIVNEVKGVNRVLYDITTKPPSTIEWE; this comes from the coding sequence ATGACCCACGACCTGCGTTCCGGCGGCATCGCCGTGCTGGACTTCGGCTCGCAGTACACCCAGCTCATCGCGCGGCGCATCCGCGAGTTAGGCGTCTACGCGGAAGTCTTCCCGTTCGACGCCCCGCTCGAAAAGATCAACCAGCATCTCCCCAAAGGGTATATCCTCAGCGGCGGCCCGAACAGCATCTATGAGCCGGGCGCTCCTCAGCTGCAACCGGCTATTCTCGCGGCCGGGCAGCCCATCCTCGGCGTGTGCTACGGCATGCAGGCGCTCACCTATTCGCTGGGCGGCAAAGTCGCCTCGTCGGACCACCGCGAGTACGGCCGCGCCGAGCTCGTCCACACAGGCGGCGTTCTGTTTACCGGCGTACCCGAGTCGTCGCTGGTCTGGATGAGCCATGGCGACCGCATCGAGCAGCCCCCGGCCGGCTTCGCGCCGATGGCCGTCAGCACCAATTCGCCGTTCGCGGCGATGGGCGACGGCTCGCGCGGCCTCTACGGCGTGCAATTCCATCCCGAAGTCGTACATACCACCCACGGCACGCTCGTCTACCGCAACTTCGTTTTCGATGTCTGCAACTGTGAGCCGAAGTGGAACGCCGGCGCGTTTATCGACGACACCATCGATACCATCCGTGCCCGGGTCGGGACGGAGAAAGTCCTGCTGGCACTCTCCGGCGGCGTAGATTCGTCGGTGGTCGCGGCGCTTTTGCAGCGGGCCATCGGTGACCAGCTCGTCTGCTGTTTCGTCAATACGGGCATGCTCCGCAAGGGCGAACCGGAACAGGTCGCCCGCGTCTTCAGGGACGAGCGCGGTCTGAACCTGACAGCCATCGACGCCACCGAGGAATTTCTCACGCGGCTGCACGGCATCACTGAGCCTGAAACCAAGCGCAAAATCGTCGGCAGGGCTTTTATCGACACCTTCGTGGAGTTCGCGCGGTCGCTTGACGGCGTCAAGTACCTCGCGCAGGGCACCATCTACCCGGATGTCATCGAAAGCGCCCACGGCAGCAAGTCGTCCAAGACCATCAAGAGCCACCACAACGTTGGCGGCCTGCCTGATGACCTCAAGTTCGAACTGGTGGAGCCGCTCCGCGACCTGTTCAAGGACGAAGTGCGGCGGGTAGGGGCGGCACTCGGTCTGCCCGAGTCGCTCGTCTGGCGTCAGCCATTCCCCGGCCCCGGCCTGGCGATCCGCTGCCCCGGCGAAATCACCTGGCCGCGCCTCGAAACCTTGCGCGCCGCCGACGCGATCTTTACCGAGGAATTAGGCAAGGCAGGTTTGCTCCATTATGACGGTGAGCAGGCAACTGCCCAGTGCTTTGCCGTGCTGTTGCCCGTCAAATCTGTCGGCGTCATGGGCGACAATCGCACCTATGAGGAAGTCGTTGCCCTGCGCGCCGTGACCACCGAAGATTTCATGACCGCGGATTTTGCGCGCCTGGACTATTCGCTTCTGGCGCGGGTCAGCAGCCGCATCGTCAACGAAGTCAAAGGCGTAAACCGCGTTCTCTACGACATCACCACCAAGCCGCCCAGCACAATCGAGTGGGAATAG
- a CDS encoding GNAT family N-acetyltransferase, with translation MHVETYSLPHAWYRRTAAYLARLEAENNLMLGLAYILMHDPGAFSEYYLGTVVEDEQVVGAAVMTVPYNLVLSHTEHPDALDALAANVYRTFRTLPGVNGRKENAAAFARIWSERTGHRHELEMAQRIYELREVRPPEGVPGTLRTAVPSDIDMMAEWQYAFAIDAHMEADRERSRIWAERVFQATSRRIYFWMVDGQAVCMVGTTGPTPRGIRIGPVYTPAEQRRKGYGSACTAAVSQAMLDEGKAACFLYTDLANPTSNKIYQEIGYTPVCDADIIRFYPRV, from the coding sequence ATGCATGTCGAAACCTACAGCCTGCCACACGCGTGGTACCGGCGAACAGCCGCTTATCTGGCGCGCCTGGAGGCTGAAAACAACCTCATGCTTGGCCTCGCATATATCCTGATGCACGACCCGGGAGCGTTTTCCGAGTATTACCTGGGGACGGTGGTGGAGGACGAGCAGGTGGTCGGCGCAGCAGTGATGACCGTCCCGTATAACCTGGTGCTCTCGCACACCGAACATCCTGACGCCCTGGACGCGCTGGCGGCAAACGTCTACCGGACGTTCAGGACGCTGCCGGGCGTCAACGGGCGCAAGGAGAACGCGGCTGCATTTGCGCGGATCTGGAGCGAGCGCACAGGACACCGGCACGAGCTTGAGATGGCCCAGCGGATCTACGAACTACGCGAAGTCAGGCCACCGGAAGGCGTACCGGGAACCCTGCGGACAGCGGTTCCCTCGGACATCGATATGATGGCCGAGTGGCAGTATGCATTCGCGATCGACGCCCACATGGAAGCCGACCGTGAGCGCAGCCGGATCTGGGCAGAGCGGGTATTCCAGGCGACTTCACGGCGCATTTACTTCTGGATGGTGGACGGCCAAGCGGTGTGCATGGTCGGCACGACCGGCCCCACGCCAAGAGGGATCCGGATCGGGCCGGTTTACACACCGGCAGAGCAGCGCCGCAAAGGGTACGGCAGTGCCTGTACCGCGGCGGTCAGCCAGGCGATGCTCGACGAAGGCAAGGCGGCGTGCTTCCTGTATACGGATCTCGCGAACCCGACCAGCAACAAGATCTATCAAGAGATCGGCTATACGCCGGTTTGCGACGCAGACATCATACGGTTCTATCCGCGGGTATGA
- a CDS encoding GNAT family N-acetyltransferase: MADGPPVFTVRPLTVKDRTWVAQFLDDHWSSTKIVTRGQSYYGHLLPGFVAFEAGHEDDKTPNAIGLVLYRAEGLHCEVMTLDSLTPNIGIGSALLAAVKVAAAEAGCKRLWLITTNDNTRALRFYQKRGFHLVAVYPNSLNESRRLKPQIPIIGIDGIPLRDEIELEASI; encoded by the coding sequence ATGGCTGATGGCCCACCGGTGTTTACAGTTCGCCCGCTGACGGTGAAGGACCGCACCTGGGTCGCTCAGTTCCTGGACGACCACTGGTCATCTACGAAGATTGTCACCCGCGGACAGTCGTATTACGGACACCTCCTGCCAGGATTCGTGGCCTTTGAAGCGGGCCACGAGGACGACAAGACCCCCAACGCGATTGGCCTGGTGCTGTACCGCGCCGAGGGGCTGCATTGCGAGGTGATGACCCTCGACAGCCTGACGCCGAACATCGGAATCGGCTCGGCGCTGCTGGCCGCCGTGAAGGTCGCGGCCGCCGAAGCGGGGTGTAAGCGGCTGTGGCTGATCACGACTAACGACAACACGCGGGCGCTGCGCTTCTACCAGAAGCGCGGATTCCACCTGGTAGCGGTGTATCCGAACTCGCTCAACGAGTCACGGCGGCTGAAGCCGCAAATCCCGATCATCGGGATCGACGGCATTCCGCTGCGCGACGAGATTGAGCTGGAGGCGTCGATCTAG